In the genome of Arthrobacter sp. PAMC25284, the window GAAAACCTGACCAGCTACACCTCGGAAAGCGGTGCTGCGGAAGCAGCAGCGCCGAAGACGGAACGCCCGGCCCTGACCGTTGCCGGCGCAGCTGTTGGCCGCCGCAAGGAAGCCGTTGCACGCGTCCGCGTTGTGCCCGGCTCCGGCAAGTGGATCATCAACGGCCGCGAGCTGGCGAACTACTTCCCGAACAAGCTGCACCAGCAGGATGTCAACGAACCCTTCAAGATCCTCGATCTTGACGGCGCCTATGACGTCATCGCCCGTATCCACGGTGGCGGTATTTCCGGCCAGGCCGGCGCCTTGCGCCTTGGTATCGCCCGTTCGCTGAACGAGATCGACACCGAGAACAACCGCGCGACCCTGAAGAAGGCCGGCTACCTGCGTCGTGACGCACGCGTCATCGAGCGCAAGAAGGCTGGCCTCAAGAAGGCCCGTAAGGCTCAGCAGTACTCCAAGCGCTAAATCGCGTTTGCGCAAAAGCCCGTTCCGCCCTCGTGGCGGGGCGGGTTTTTGCCGTTTAGCCGGAGGTCTGACCTGCCGGCGCTGCGAATAGTTGCGACGGGCGGCACCGGCGATGGTTGCGGATCGACTAAACTTGATCCGATGTCTAGATTATTTGGAACAGATGGTGTCCGAGGCCTGGCGAACGGCCTGCTCACGGCCGAGCTTGCGCTGCAACTGGCGCAGGCCGCCGCCGTCGTGTTGGGTCACGACCGTGTCACCGGCGGGGCCCGGCCACGCGCGGTGGTCGCCCGTGACCCGCGGGCCAGCGGAGAATTTATTGCCGCTGCTGTGGAAGCGGGGCTGTCCAGCTCCGGCATCGATGTCTACGACGCCGGCGTGCTGCCCACCCCGGCGGCGGCCTATCTGGTCGCTGACCTTGACGCCGACTTTGGCGTGATGATCTCCGCGTCCCACAACCCCGCGCCGGATAACGGGATCAAGTTCTTCGCCAGAGGCGGCCAGAAGCTTCCCGACGATGTTGAGGCCGCCATTGAGGCCCAGCTCGGCAACGAACCGTTCAGGCCCGTGGGAGGCGATATCGGGCGCATCCAGCGGTTCTCGGATGCCGAGGACCGTTACATCGTGCATTTGCTCGGAAGCCTGCCGCACCGTCTCGATGGCCTCAAGGTGGTCCTCGACTGTGCCCACGGCGCGGCCAGCGGCTGCTCCCCGCAGGTTTTCAAGGATGCGGGTGCGGACGTCTTTGTGATCGGCGCCGAGCCCGACGGCCACAACATCAATGAAGGCGTCGGCTCCACGCACATGGGCCCGCTTAAACGGGCAGTCCTTGAACGCGGCGCGGATCTTGGTATTGCCCATGACGGAGACGCCGACCGTTGCCTCGCCGTGGACCATGAAGGCAACGAAATCGACGGCGACCAGATCATGGCCATCCTCGCCGTGGCACTGAAGAATTCCGGAAAACTCAAGGACGATGTCCTCGTTGCCACCGTCATGAGCAATCTGGGGCTGAAAATCGCCCTGCGCGAGGCCGGGATCAGCCTCCGCGAAACCGGGGTGGGGGACCGTTACGTCCTGGAGGAAATGCGAAACGGCGGGTTCAGCCTCGGCGGCGAACAGTCCGGGCACGTGATCTTCGCGGACCATGCGACCACGGGCGACGGCGTCCTTACCGGCCTCCAGCTTGCTGCCCAGGTGGCGCTCACCGGCCGCCCGCTGAAGGAGCTGGCCACGGTGATGACCAAGCTCCCGCAGGTTCTGATCAATGTCACCGGCGTTGACCGCACCCGGGTGAAGGGCGACGCCGCTGTCACTGCGGCGGTAGCCCTCGCGGAAGCCGAACTCGGCGGCACTGGGAGGGTTCTGCTCCGCCCGTCCGGGACCGAGCCGGTGGTACGCGTGATGGTGGAAGCCGCCGACGAAGGCACCGCCCAGCACGTGGCTGAAGGCCTCGCCCAGGTGGTCCGGAAAGAACTCGCCCTGGCGCTCGTCTCCGACTGACGGCCGAAGCGCTATTTGCGGAGCGCGTCGCGGATCTCCGTCAGCAGGGCGATCTGCGCGTCCTCCGCGGACTCGACTTTGACGTCCTCGTTGATCCCAAGGCTGCGATTGCGCCGCTCGATCAGATGGTTCATGGGCAGCACCACGAGGAAATAGACGGCGGCGGCAATCATCACGAATGAGATGACCGACGAGATCACCGCACCGTACCTGTAGCCCTCCCATGCCATATCCTCCACGCCCTTGGCGTTGAACAGCCGGCCGATCAGGGGCGTCAATAAACCGTCAACAATGGATGTGACGACTGCGCCGAATGCCGCGCCGATGACGACGGCAACCGCAAGATCAACCACGTTGCCCTTCATGATGAAATTCCTGAATCCAGTCAGCATGACACCACGGTAGCCGGTTCCACCCGCAGCAGCTGACGCCCGCGCTGACTCCGGGGCTATTACGTCACGGATACGCGGGCGCAGCGTCCAGCCCGAAGTACTCCTCCAGGGTGTCTACGCCGCGGTTCTTCATGTCCGTGGCGGCCTCGACGCCGATAAAGCGCAGATGCCAGGGCTCGTAGTAATAGCCCGTGGTCCCATGGAACATCCACGGGTAGCGGACCACGAAGCCGAACCGGTGCCCGCTAGCCGCTGCCCACGCAGCCGACGGCTGTTTCGCAAAACAAGGCATAAAGCCGCAGGCGCCGCTGCCGTCGCCGATGTCGAAGGACCAGCCCGTCTGATGTTCGGAATAGCCGGGCCGGGCCGATGCGGTGTCCGCTTCGACCTGCCCGCGGGTGTTCACGTAGTTCGCGTAGGTGGCGGTCTGCGTTGCATAGGACCGGTAGCCGCTGGCCAGTGTCATCGTGATGCCGTCCGCCGCCGCGGCCGCAAACATCTCTTCTGCCGCAGCCGCGGTCGTGCTGTTCAGCAGGGCTGCCGCACCGGCAGAGGCAAGCCGGATGCGTGGCTGGACGAGGTCGGCCGGTTCGAAGGCGGCAGGTATCAGCGGCCGGCGCTTGTTAACGATCACCCAGGGGCTGGCGGGGTCGACGAGGGAATGCTGCTTCCCGGGCGGGGCCGACGCCGGAACCCCCGTGGCCGGCGCCGGCGTTGCGGCTTCGTCCGTGGCGGCAGGCCCGGGCGGCGGCGTCGTGGCCGCTTCGGTCGCTGTCGGTGCCGCCGCTGCTGCCGCCGTCGACGCCACCGGCGCCGGTGTGGCGGCGGCAGGCAGTGGCGGGGCGCCGGGGCTGCAGGCGGTCGCCGCCGCCAGGCCGGACCCGGCCGCGAGGAAGCGGGCAAACGCCCTGCGGCTCGGCCCGGCAGCGCGGTTGTGGCACACGCGTGCTAGACCTTCCTCAGCAGCATGCGCCGGATCGAGTGATCCGCGTCCTTGGTCAGCACCAACTGGGCGCGTCCCCGGGTTGGCAGGACATTTTCCTCCAGGTTCGGCTCGTTGATGCGCTTCCAGATCCCGCGGGCTGTCTCCTCGGCCTCGTCATCGGACAGCGTGGCGTAACGGTGGAAATATGACTCGGGCTGGGCGAATGCCGTACTGCGCAAGGAGCGGAAACGCTCCACGTACCATTCCTCGATAAAGGAGGTCTTGGCGTCGACGTAGATGGAGAAATCGAAGAAATCACTTAGTGCCAGGCCCTGCCGGCCGTCATGGCGTGGGCGGGCCGGGGCCAGCACATTCAGCCCCTCCACAATCAGCACGTCCGGGCGGCGGACCACGACTTCCCTGCCGGGGACAATGTCATACGTGACGTGGGAATACCAGGGCGCCCTGACTTCTTCGGCGCCGCTCTTGATTTCGCTCACGAAGCGCAGCAGCGCGCGGCGGTCGTACGACTCCGGAAATCCCTTGCGCTCAAGAAGCTGGCGGCGCTTGAGCTCCGCGAGCGGGTAGAGGAATCCGTCCGTCGTGATGAGCTCGACGTTGGGGGTGCCGGGCCAGCGGCGCAGCATTTCACGGAGTACACGGGCAATCGTGGACTTCCCCACGGCCACCGAGCCGGCCACGCCGATCACGAACGGTGTGCGCTGGGTGGTCTCGCCGAGAAACGTTGTGGTTGCGGCGTGCAGTTGGCCGGCGGCCTCGACATACAGGTGCAGGAGCCGGGACAGGGGGAGGTAGACCTCGCGGACTTCCCGCATGTCGAGGGGATCGTCCAGGCCGCGGAGCCGGACGACGTCCTCTTCGTTGAGGGGCTGCTCCATCTGGGCAGCAAGCCGGGACCAGGTCTGCCTGTCCAGCTCCACGAACGGCGAGACGCCGTCGCCGTTCGTTTCATTGCGTTGCAGAGTCACCCTCCTGATTCTGCCGTTTGCGCGGCCAACTGCGAAATGGACTGGCCGGGACGGCCCGGGCAAGACCGCGCGGTGACCGGCCCGCCGGACCGCAGGGGCGCCTGCGGCGGTAACGTTCCTTCGTCCCCGAACCCGGAAACCGTTAGGCTTAGGCCCATGTGTGGAATCGTTGGATATGTGGGTCATGCAAATGGCCGGGTAAATGCTGGACACAATGCCTTGGATGTTGTCCTTGAAGGACTACGGCGCCTCGAGTACCGCGGCTACGACTCCGCGGGGATCGCTGTTGTCGCTGACGGCTCCATCTCGTCCCGGAAGAAGTCCGGGAAACTGGCCAACCTGAC includes:
- the rpsI gene encoding 30S ribosomal protein S9, coding for MAQNEELTTEAVEAEENLTSYTSESGAAEAAAPKTERPALTVAGAAVGRRKEAVARVRVVPGSGKWIINGRELANYFPNKLHQQDVNEPFKILDLDGAYDVIARIHGGGISGQAGALRLGIARSLNEIDTENNRATLKKAGYLRRDARVIERKKAGLKKARKAQQYSKR
- the glmM gene encoding phosphoglucosamine mutase; the protein is MSRLFGTDGVRGLANGLLTAELALQLAQAAAVVLGHDRVTGGARPRAVVARDPRASGEFIAAAVEAGLSSSGIDVYDAGVLPTPAAAYLVADLDADFGVMISASHNPAPDNGIKFFARGGQKLPDDVEAAIEAQLGNEPFRPVGGDIGRIQRFSDAEDRYIVHLLGSLPHRLDGLKVVLDCAHGAASGCSPQVFKDAGADVFVIGAEPDGHNINEGVGSTHMGPLKRAVLERGADLGIAHDGDADRCLAVDHEGNEIDGDQIMAILAVALKNSGKLKDDVLVATVMSNLGLKIALREAGISLRETGVGDRYVLEEMRNGGFSLGGEQSGHVIFADHATTGDGVLTGLQLAAQVALTGRPLKELATVMTKLPQVLINVTGVDRTRVKGDAAVTAAVALAEAELGGTGRVLLRPSGTEPVVRVMVEAADEGTAQHVAEGLAQVVRKELALALVSD
- the mscL gene encoding large conductance mechanosensitive channel protein MscL, which produces MLTGFRNFIMKGNVVDLAVAVVIGAAFGAVVTSIVDGLLTPLIGRLFNAKGVEDMAWEGYRYGAVISSVISFVMIAAAVYFLVVLPMNHLIERRNRSLGINEDVKVESAEDAQIALLTEIRDALRK
- a CDS encoding D-alanyl-D-alanine carboxypeptidase family protein, translated to MCHNRAAGPSRRAFARFLAAGSGLAAATACSPGAPPLPAAATPAPVASTAAAAAAPTATEAATTPPPGPAATDEAATPAPATGVPASAPPGKQHSLVDPASPWVIVNKRRPLIPAAFEPADLVQPRIRLASAGAAALLNSTTAAAAEEMFAAAAADGITMTLASGYRSYATQTATYANYVNTRGQVEADTASARPGYSEHQTGWSFDIGDGSGACGFMPCFAKQPSAAWAAASGHRFGFVVRYPWMFHGTTGYYYEPWHLRFIGVEAATDMKNRGVDTLEEYFGLDAAPAYP
- the coaA gene encoding type I pantothenate kinase, which gives rise to MTLQRNETNGDGVSPFVELDRQTWSRLAAQMEQPLNEEDVVRLRGLDDPLDMREVREVYLPLSRLLHLYVEAAGQLHAATTTFLGETTQRTPFVIGVAGSVAVGKSTIARVLREMLRRWPGTPNVELITTDGFLYPLAELKRRQLLERKGFPESYDRRALLRFVSEIKSGAEEVRAPWYSHVTYDIVPGREVVVRRPDVLIVEGLNVLAPARPRHDGRQGLALSDFFDFSIYVDAKTSFIEEWYVERFRSLRSTAFAQPESYFHRYATLSDDEAEETARGIWKRINEPNLEENVLPTRGRAQLVLTKDADHSIRRMLLRKV